The sequence GCTGCAATCGGGGCGGCCATGAGCGACGCGCAATCGCTGCATCGGATCGAGCCTGCGTCCGTGCGCGAGGAGGTCGAGGCGGCCGGCTTTGTGCTGGACGCGCAAAGCGCCATGCTCGCGAACAAGGACGATCGGCGCTCGGTCAAGGTGTTCGATCCATCGATCAAGGGCAAAACCGATCGCTTCGCCTATCGGTTCGTGAAGCCCTGACAGATTGCAGTGCCGACTTCCTGTCGGCCTCTCGAACGACATTCAGGCCGCACTGCCCCGGGCGAGAAGAGGGACTTGTACTACAGGAACGCAGGGCGAGATCCTCGCCGAACTCTGGCGCCGGTCACGGGTATTCGTTCTGCACTGCAGAAATGTTATCCACGCCCGCCAAGGGTGATATCCCTACCATCGACGATGCCCTGCGTCGCACTGACCATGCCCCAACCAGCGCGCCGTCCGGCATCGAATCTCATTGACTGCGGCGAAACGTGCTTGGAATTCGCAGCATACTTACTGGTATGTCACATCATGATAAAAAATCGCAAGCATCGAGGATCATGATGAAACCTACCTATCCTCATGAGACGGTGGCGTATGGTCGACTTTTTGAATCGAATTTAAGGGCTACTTAAGCGTCTGCCTCTACCTTTGAACTGTCGGTTACGCCGCTCGGCATGACGCCCGGCCGCCGGTCGATCGACAAAGGGCTCACACGACTTTCGGCGTTTGCCTGCGCGAACGCCGATTTCCGTCACGCTTCAAGGAGAGGCAAAATGTTCAATCCTGGCATGAAACGCACGGCGGTACTCGTCGCCGCCATTGCAACGTTCGCGTGCAGCTTCACAGGCGCGAACGCCGCGCAATCATCCGCGACACCTGTATCCGACATGGGACGGCTCTCGGCCAAGGGGAGCCAGGCATTTGACGAGATCCAGCAGGCACGACTTGCGATATTCAGTGGCCACCCGGCTCAGGCAAAGAAGCTGATCAAGGAGGCACAGGCGTCGATGACGGCTGCGCAGGCTGATAACACCGCCTTCCTGAAAGCAGAGTCGGATCTCCGAACGCCTCCATCCATCACATACCAGTCAAGCGCCACGAAAAGTACGACACCGGTTTCCTGGTTGCCCGTCGCCGCGGATGTGACGGTCACTGACGACTTCGCGGCCAAACCATCTCAAGCCAAGGCCGTCGCATCGGCAAACGAACAGTTAAAGCGCGGCAAGCCGGACTCTGCCATGAAGGTTCTCAAACTCGCCGACGTTAACGTGTCTTATACGATGGCGGTCGTCCCATTGAAGCAGACGATTGCCGATGTCGACAAGGCGGCCGGTCTGCTGTCGATGGACAAGTACTACGAAGCGAATCAGACGTTAAAGGAAGTTCAGGATAGCGTCCGCTACGACTGGGTGGATGTGAAAGCGCTGCCGCAACCGTCGCACGTGGTGGCCAAGAATGATGCCACTGGCGCGGCTTCTGGAACGATGGCGAAATAGGAGCATGGCGAAAACGGACGATATCGTAGTGAGCCGGCGCGGGCGGCATACGCTCGACCGCGGAATGATGACTGCTCGACTTCGCAGCCACATCGGTCGTTTGTCTGGCGCGTCGGGAAATCGCGACGTTCTTCTGGCGGAAAGCGACGACAATTTACGTCCTGAAAGTCGGCTCACCATTTTTTTTAGACGCTATGTGTTTCGGTAGGCGGCGGCCGTCGTGTCAGTTTTCAAGGCTCATTGCATTGACGTTCAAGAACATGCAACAGCCAACGCGGCCCGTGGCGTTGCCGCGTGGCAAGCCCGCCCGGTGACCTTCGAATTCGGGAATGTCAGGACCGGCCGCCGCGCTGTAACGTCGGACCACGGAGAGCGAGCGCGGCGTTCACAACGGCGAGGTGCGTCAAGGCTTGCGGAAAATTTCCAGCCAGATGACCGCCTGGCACGTTGTACTCTTCTGCAAGCAGGCCGACGTCGTTGGCGACCGCGAGCAGGCGCTCGAACTGCTCTCGCGCTTCCCTGTCGCGGCCCTGCAACTTCATGCATTCCACCATCCAGCCTGAACAGGCCAGAAACGCCCCCTCGTTCGGTCCATCCGCATTGGGCTTCTTTCGCCGAATCAGTCCACCCTCGGAGAGTTCGCGCTCAATCGTTGCAATCGTCGATGCCATCCGGGGATCGCTGACCGGAAGAAATCCGACAAGTGGCAACAGGAGGAGGCTGGCGTCCAGCGTCTGTGAACCGTAGTATTGGGTGAAAGTGCCGAGACCCTCGTTCCATCCTTCGTGATAGATCTCGTCGTGCACCCTCTGACAGAGCGCCGTGATCCGGTCCAACGTGTCACGACTCACGAGATTGCTCGTTGAGTGGCGACTCACGAAGCGGTCGAATGCTACCCAGGCCATGACTTTCGAATAGGTGTAGTGGCGGGGTTCCGCTCGTGACTCCCACACCCCCGACCCTGCCGTCTGCCAGACTGCCTCGAGATGCGCGACGAGCCTCTGTTCAACAGATAATTCCTGCTCCGACGATGGGACGCCGCCCCGCCTCGCGAGATCGAGGCAGTCAAGCACTTCTCCATAGACATCGAGCTGATGTTGCGTCGATGCAGCATTGCCGATTCGCACAGGTTTCGCGAAACGGTAACCCGGCAATGTGTCCACGGTCCACTCGGCCAGATGTCGCGCGCCGTCGACGCGGTACATGATACGCATGTTATCGGGCGAGCCTGCAATGGCGCGAAGCAACCAGTTTCGCCAGCCTTCTGCCTCCTCGTGGTAGCCGGCATTCAGCAGTGCTGTCAGGGTAAAACTCGCATCGCGCAGCCAGCAGTAACGATAGTCCCAATTCATTTGGCCGCCGGGCGCCTCGGGAAGCGACGTAGTGGGCGCCGCAACCAGACCGCCGCTGCGCCGGTGAATCAGTGCCTTGAGGGTTATCAGCGAACGCCGGACCTGAAGTGGCCAGTCGGTTTTTGAATTATCAAAACGGCCAATCCAGTCGCGCCAGAAATGCTGCGTCGAGGCGAGTGCCGTCTCGGCATCTACAGGCTCCGGTGGTCCTTCGTCCGAACGCGCGTAACTCATGACAAAGGCGATTCGTTGTCCTTCTGATACGTCGAATTCTGCACTGGTCGAGTCCGCGGTCACATGCAATTCTAGCGGCGCGCGCAATACGATGAGATTAGGGCCGACCTTCGCGATCAGGTGACCCCTATCGGACACACTCCACGGGGGCAAAGCCCCGTAGTCGAAACGCAGGCGTAAGCTGCTGCGCATCTTCACGTTTCCTCGCAAGCCGGTCACGATACGTATGAGCGACGAAAACGTCTTGCGCACCGGCATGAAATCGATCACTCTCACTTCGCCATCCGCCGTCCGGAAATCGGTTTCCATGATCAGCGTATCTTCCTGATAGCGGCGGCTTCGAGCGATTACGTCCCCCGCGGGCGATAGCGACCAATGACCGTGGTCGTTCGTGCCGAGCAATGCCGCGAAACATGCGTCGTCGTCAAAACGCGGCCAGCATAACCAGTCGATCGAACCGTCCTTGCCCACCAGCGCGGCAGTTTCGCCATCGCCCAACAGCGCATAATCTTCAATCAGCTTGCTCACGCTCCGCCCCCTGTGCGCCGCCGATACGGCGCCGGATTTTATTGCATGCGTCGATTCTTCATTAGCCGCGTTTCCTGCCAAGCAGCACGCCAATGCCGCCCAGTATCGCAACGCCCGTCAACGCCCAGAAAGCGTCGCGATGCCGGTTCGTGAACATTTCCCAGCTGCGCGTCTTCGAACGGTCGTCAAAACGTCCGTGAGCCGCATAGTCGCCGGGCACGGGTTCAAACAGGTTGGCAGGAGCATCGGGCTCGAGCGGCTCATCCGTAAGCTGCCCTTTATAACCCGCGCTCGCGAGGTATCGGTCGATGAACGCTGGCGCGATGCGGTTCGCAAGAATCGCCTTGACGGTGGGAAAGCCGACCCAGACCTCACGACGCCTATGCGTTGCCGCGAAGAAGATAGCTCGCGCGGCGACTTCCGGCTCATAGATCGGCGCTACCGGCTGGGCCTTCCTGCCCATCTTGTTTAACGCCCAGTCAAACTGCGGCGTATTTACCGCAGGCAGGTCGACCATCGTCAGATGGACGTTCAGCCCATCATGAATGATTTCGGACCTCAGTGCGTCCGTGAAGCCGCGTACGGCAAACTTGGCACCGCAGTAGATCGACTGAAGCGGCACTGATCGATATCCCAAAGCCGAGCCGACGTTGACGATTGTTCCGCGGTTTCTGGTGCGCATGCGCGAAAGTGCCGCCATCGTACCGTGCACCTGGCCGAGATAAGTGACCTTGGTACCGCGCTCGAACTCCTCGGCGGTGAGCTTCGAGACGGGTGCAAACACCGTGGCCATTGCAACGTTGACCCAGACATCGATCGGTCCCAATTCCTGCTCGGCCAGCGAGGCGGCTGACTCGACGGCCTCGGCGTCGGCCACGTCTGTCGGTATGCCGAGGGCGCGTATGCCATACGCTGCCTGCAGGTCGGCGGCGGCCCGGTCTATCCGGCCTTTATCACGCGACAGCAACGCAATGTCATAGCCGTGCCGGGCGAATTCCGCAACGGTTGCGCGCCCAACACCGGCACCGGCTCCGGTTACCACGACAACCTTGGCCATAGCATCTCCCCGTGAAGCGTGACTGAGCATGATAGGAACGTACGGGCAGCGCGACAAAAGATGCTCGACCCGTGACCCGTCACAGCAGTTTTT is a genomic window of Paraburkholderia sp. PREW-6R containing:
- a CDS encoding SDR family oxidoreductase, with the protein product MAKVVVVTGAGAGVGRATVAEFARHGYDIALLSRDKGRIDRAAADLQAAYGIRALGIPTDVADAEAVESAASLAEQELGPIDVWVNVAMATVFAPVSKLTAEEFERGTKVTYLGQVHGTMAALSRMRTRNRGTIVNVGSALGYRSVPLQSIYCGAKFAVRGFTDALRSEIIHDGLNVHLTMVDLPAVNTPQFDWALNKMGRKAQPVAPIYEPEVAARAIFFAATHRRREVWVGFPTVKAILANRIAPAFIDRYLASAGYKGQLTDEPLEPDAPANLFEPVPGDYAAHGRFDDRSKTRSWEMFTNRHRDAFWALTGVAILGGIGVLLGRKRG
- a CDS encoding glycoside hydrolase family 15 protein, producing the protein MSKLIEDYALLGDGETAALVGKDGSIDWLCWPRFDDDACFAALLGTNDHGHWSLSPAGDVIARSRRYQEDTLIMETDFRTADGEVRVIDFMPVRKTFSSLIRIVTGLRGNVKMRSSLRLRFDYGALPPWSVSDRGHLIAKVGPNLIVLRAPLELHVTADSTSAEFDVSEGQRIAFVMSYARSDEGPPEPVDAETALASTQHFWRDWIGRFDNSKTDWPLQVRRSLITLKALIHRRSGGLVAAPTTSLPEAPGGQMNWDYRYCWLRDASFTLTALLNAGYHEEAEGWRNWLLRAIAGSPDNMRIMYRVDGARHLAEWTVDTLPGYRFAKPVRIGNAASTQHQLDVYGEVLDCLDLARRGGVPSSEQELSVEQRLVAHLEAVWQTAGSGVWESRAEPRHYTYSKVMAWVAFDRFVSRHSTSNLVSRDTLDRITALCQRVHDEIYHEGWNEGLGTFTQYYGSQTLDASLLLLPLVGFLPVSDPRMASTIATIERELSEGGLIRRKKPNADGPNEGAFLACSGWMVECMKLQGRDREAREQFERLLAVANDVGLLAEEYNVPGGHLAGNFPQALTHLAVVNAALALRGPTLQRGGRS
- a CDS encoding YfdX family protein; translation: MFNPGMKRTAVLVAAIATFACSFTGANAAQSSATPVSDMGRLSAKGSQAFDEIQQARLAIFSGHPAQAKKLIKEAQASMTAAQADNTAFLKAESDLRTPPSITYQSSATKSTTPVSWLPVAADVTVTDDFAAKPSQAKAVASANEQLKRGKPDSAMKVLKLADVNVSYTMAVVPLKQTIADVDKAAGLLSMDKYYEANQTLKEVQDSVRYDWVDVKALPQPSHVVAKNDATGAASGTMAK